Proteins encoded together in one Phyllostomus discolor isolate MPI-MPIP mPhyDis1 chromosome 6, mPhyDis1.pri.v3, whole genome shotgun sequence window:
- the TMEM80 gene encoding transmembrane protein 80 isoform X2, with the protein MLLCLGGTCSALHFLATLLMIGYKSQVFSYPQDHLALDLALLLLMGTLEAPRIYLGTKGNLTEAEGPLAASLALTGASTLLSVYFLLWQTLVLWADSVLSAMLLAVHGLEAVLQVVAIAAFLG; encoded by the exons atgctgctctgcctgggtgggaCGTGCTCCGCCCTGCATTTCCTGGCCACGCTCCTGATGATCGGGTACAAAA GCCAGGTGTTCAGTTACCCTCAGGATCACCTGGCCCTCGACCTGGCCCTGCTCTTGCTGATGGGGACCCTGGAAGCACCCCGGATATACCTTG GCACCAAGGGCAACCTGACGGAGGCCGAGGGGCCGCTGGCCGCCAGCCTGGCGCTCACGGGGGCCAGCACCCTGCTGTCGGTCTACTTCCTGCTCTGGCAGACCCTGGTGCTGTGGGCAGACTCGGTCCTCAGTGCCATGCTCCTGGCCGTCCACGGCCTGGAGGCCGTCCTGCAGGTGGTGGCCATCGCCGCCTTCCTGGGTTAG
- the TMEM80 gene encoding transmembrane protein 80 isoform X1 gives MAAGRRGSAPSAALSSVPLQMLLCLGGTCSALHFLATLLMIGYKSQVFSYPQDHLALDLALLLLMGTLEAPRIYLGTKGNLTEAEGPLAASLALTGASTLLSVYFLLWQTLVLWADSVLSAMLLAVHGLEAVLQVVAIAAFLG, from the exons ATGGCGGCGGGCCGGCGAG GGAGTGCCCCCTCCGCGGCC CTCTCCTCAGTGCCCCTGCAgatgctgctctgcctgggtgggaCGTGCTCCGCCCTGCATTTCCTGGCCACGCTCCTGATGATCGGGTACAAAA GCCAGGTGTTCAGTTACCCTCAGGATCACCTGGCCCTCGACCTGGCCCTGCTCTTGCTGATGGGGACCCTGGAAGCACCCCGGATATACCTTG GCACCAAGGGCAACCTGACGGAGGCCGAGGGGCCGCTGGCCGCCAGCCTGGCGCTCACGGGGGCCAGCACCCTGCTGTCGGTCTACTTCCTGCTCTGGCAGACCCTGGTGCTGTGGGCAGACTCGGTCCTCAGTGCCATGCTCCTGGCCGTCCACGGCCTGGAGGCCGTCCTGCAGGTGGTGGCCATCGCCGCCTTCCTGGGTTAG